ACAACTACCTACTGGAAATACAACCTTTATTAAAAAAGGCGTGTACCATTTCAAAACACATGAAGAAGCCAATACGCATTGGTTTACCTCTGTGGCAAAAGGTATTGCAAACCGTGTCTAAAGAAAAGCAATTCAGTCGCCCTGCGACAAGTGATGATCTGAAGCGAATCATTAAATCTCTGAATGATCAAGGTGCAGAATATTTGTTGATCGGTGGTTATGCGCTTTATACCTATGGTTACCACCGAGCTACGGATGACATTGATTTATTATTGCCGCGCGGGGCCGATAAAGCCAAACCAGTTATTAAGGCGCTTTTGATACTGGAAGATAGACAGTCGGCCAACCTTGATCCCGCATGGTTTGATGAGGGTGACACCATTCGCTTGGCAGACGAAGTAGTCGTTGACTTGATGTTTACTGCATGTGGAGAGACCTTTGAATCACTAAGGTCATGCATGAAACAAATCCATATTGATGGCATACCCGTTAAGACACTGACTCTGGAAGGCCTGCTCAAAACAAAGCAGACCGTCAGGGAAAAGGATCTCATGGATAGGCAGATACTAGAATATGCCATTGATCAGTCTAAACGAAATGAGTAATTGTGGTACGTCCCCTATTATTCCTCCATCGCCACATTTGACTCATCTCTAACTATCAGATTCTACTTTTTCTGTTTGTTTGTGATAAATGTTTAACTAATTGGAATGAAGTGCGTTTTTTATGAATATTAACGAAGGTTTTGGTATAGATGAGATTGAAAAATATCTCTCTCTGCCTGATTATCAGCGCACATCAGCAAATTATCGTGAGTCGCTGTTAAACCCAGAATCCACATTCACTAAAGACGAGTCTGAAAGACTAATAGAGATATCGCAACTAGATCAAAATGGATATTCGACTTTTGCGGTTAACAAGTTGTTGATTGATTTGTCTTGGGCATCCTCTTATCTGGAAGGCAATACCTATACACAACTAGAAACCAAAACACTGATTGAATATGGTGAGAAAATTCTTGGCAAGCCAGACGAAGACGCCATTATGATTTTAAATCACAAAAGAGCCATTGAGCATTCTTTGGCGCATCAGGAACTCACGTCTGACAATATATTGAGTATACATAGACTGTTAGCGATTGCTGATTTCAAGGAGCAGTCCAAGCACTTTTTGCCTCAAGATAAATGTGGCGTTATTCGGTCATACACAAATGATGGATTGTACATTGGAGGCTCTACTTATATACCACCGCAAGCAGAAGAGAGAGGAATAAAATATATTCCTGAACAATTTAATAGAATCATTGATGCATCAACCTCAATAGCTGACCCAATTAACAGATCATTTTACCTTTTTACTAGAATTCCCTATTTACAGCCATTTTATGACGCAAATAAAAGGACATCCAGAATTGCGTGTAATATTCCACTCTTCTCTTGCAACTTGGCTCCACTGTCATTTGTTGATTTTCAAAAGCATAGATACATGGGTGGTCTGATCGCTTTCTATGAGCTAGGTGATGAGAGATTGTTAAAATCCGCTTATGTAGAAGCCTATATTTCATCCACATTTAGGTTCAAGAATTTTGGAGAGCATAACAAGATGTCGCTTTCGGTCGAGAGGGGCAAGCATATTAAGTTAGCGGTGGATTATGTTTTGAACGGGACGGATGAAAATAATTTAATTTGGAAAATGCAGTCCAGGTCAAAGTCAGGAGTTACTGGAGGCAGTAACTCTTCAATGTAGGAGTCCAAAACAAGTGCCAAACTTCCAATAACTTAGCGGTCTGTTGTGTGGCTTTGAGGTGCGAATCTGGGAATAATCGTGGTACGTCCCCTATTATTCACGTCCCCTATTATTCACAGTAGGTCGTCGAGTTGGCTATTCAGATCGGTGAGCGCTATCAGTGCAACCACTGGGACTCGACACCTACAGAAACCAGGAACCTGCTCTCTACTCTACCTATTATTCTATAAACTGGTCTACACGAATGTACGGGAGTGAATCATGAATATTGAAGTCGGCTCCTACGAAGCCAAGACAAAATTGCCTGAGTTGTTGCGAGGCATTCAGGCCGGCAACCGTTACACCATCACCTTGAGAGGCGCGGCTGTGGCTGATCTTGTACCAGCAGAAGCCGACAAGCATTCGGATGCCGTGGCCGCTGTCGATGAAATGCTGTCTTTCATGCGGGTTCACAAGTCAGTAGGGGGTATCGACCTCAAGGCACTTATCAACGAGGGTCGGGCGTGAGTTTTGTTATGGATGCCTCGGTGGCACTGCTCTGGCTTGCACCAGCAACCAATCCGGCAGGTGGAGATTACGCCGCCAATACGCTCGCAGCGCTCAAACAGGCAAAAGCCGTTGTTCCATCGTTGTTTGCACTCGAAATCGCCAATGTGATCAGAAAATCGAATCCAAGGGCATTGTGACCGAAGCAGACTCGCAACGTTACATTGGCCTGCTTGAGCGACTCAATATCATCACCGATCAGGCAACAGCTGCACATGCCTTGAGCGAAACGTTGAATCTCGCTCGTCGCTACAATTTATCGGCCTACGATGCGTCCTATTTGGAACTGGCACTGCGCACCTGTCGAGTACCGCCTGATCCTTTGTATTCGGCTCTAGAATCAAATCCTGTACATCAAGGCGGTGCTCACCTACCGGAATTACGCAATATCTATGAATCTTCGCAAATAAATGAGGTATTGATATGCAAAGCTATGAATCAGATGTAGTGGCTTGGGCCAACGAACAGGCAAGACTGATCCGGGCAGGTCGCTTCGATCAATTAGACATCGAACATATCGCGGAGGAGATCGAGGACGTGGGCAAGAGCGAACAGTGGGAATTGGCAAGCCGCATGGCGGTTCTGCTTGCGCATCTGCTGAAGTGGGAATATCAGCCGGCGCGGCGCGGGGCAAGCTGGGAAATAACAATCCGGAGCCACCGAAAAGAGGTGGCCTATATACTTTATGAGTCGCCTAGCCTGAAAGGAAAGCTGGTTGAGCCGCGTTGGCTTGAAATGGTATGGGCAAAAGCAATCAACCAGGCAAATGCAGAAACAGGATTAACAAATTTTCCTGATGAATGTCCTTGGTCAATCAATGATGAGGTTTTGAAAGAAGCATGGTTGCCGGATTGACAAAATAAACTCAAACTGCGCAGAAGGGCCTTGCAGGAGACAGATCCCATGGACCACGACCATAACTACAAAAACCTCATTCTCGACTACCCACGCGAAGCCCTCGTCTTCTTCGCCGCCGCCGAGGCCCAGGCCATTGATGCGGGTGCCCGCATCGTCCCGGTGCGAGAAGAGCAAATCAAAGAACGCCTGGGTGAGCGCTTTCGCGAACTGGACGTGCCCCTGCTGGTGGAATGGAGCGATGGCCGGCGCAGCGCCATCCTCTTCGTGCTGGAAGAAGAAACCGACCCCAAGCGCTTTTCCATCCACCGCCTGGCCCATTACTGCCTGGATCTAGCCGAACTCTTCGATACCGAACGCCTGGTGCCCGTGGTCATCTTCCTGCACCCCGGCAGCTACCCCGAACAACTGCGGCTGGGCAGTGAACACCGCGACTACCTCCACTTCAGCTACCTCAGCACCGCCCTGTTCGCCACCCCGGCAAACCAGTATCTCGACAGCCCCAACATAGTCGCCCGGCTCAGGCTACCCTGCATGGCCTATGCCCCAGAGGACAAGCTTGCCATCTACGCCGCTGCCACCCGTGGCCTGATGGAACTGGAGCCCAACCCCGAGCGGCGGCTCAAATACGCCGACTTTATCGACATCTACACAGCCTTGGACGACAATGAACTCAAGCAGCTACCAGCAAGACTACGCCGAGGAGAACCTTGCTATGACCGCATTATCCGTTCGTATGAGAGAAGAAGGTTTCCAAAAAGGCATACATCAAGGTATGCAGCTAGGAAGGCAAGAAGGCCAACAAGAAGGCCGGCAACAAGGCGAAGCCGAATTACTGCTGCGCCTAATAAGCCGAAAATTCGGCCCCCACGTGGCCCAGCAGCATGAAGCGCGGATCAGGCAGGCCGACCTGAGCAGCTTGGAACACTGGGCCGATACCATCCTCAGTGCCGAAAGCCCAGATGAGCTGTTTGGGTGATAGCACGGCACATGATCTGGCTTCGAGGATCGCAGAGCTGTGAAGGGGAAAAACCTACAGACCAGTGCAGCAGGCAGAGGGTTAATCGTGGTACGTCCCCTATTATTCGGGTAAGCCCGTTCCAGCAGGCCAACCCGAGGGTGTAGGAGCGGCCTTGGCCGCGAAGAGCGCAGAAATCGCGGGCAAGCCCGCTCCCACTGGGCCTGCCCTATTGATACGGTGAAAAATGACCGGTGCTTGTTCGTGGTACGTCCCCTATTATCCCGTCCCCTATTATCCCTATTTCAAATTGAAGAGAAAGAAAATGAAAGCTGAAGTTACTGCAATCATAGAAAGCGCGTCAGAAGGAGGCTATTGGGCGGTATCTCCAGAATTTCCTGGGGCAAATGGTCAAGGTGACACTATAGACGAAGCCCGTAATAGCTTAAAGGCTGCAATAAACCTATTAATAGAAGATCGATTGGAAGATGCACTCAGAGGATTGCCTGAAGACGCTATACGAGAAACGCTAAGCATCACATGAAACGCCGCCAATTGGAAAAATTGCTTCGCCAAGGAGGGTGTTATTTAAAGCGTGAAGGGGCAGAGCATTCACTCTGGATAAATCCCAATACAGGTAAAATTGAAGCCATACCCCGCCATAATGAAATAAAAGAAGGGCTGGCGCTGAAAATATTGAGAAACCTGGTGCAAAGATGAGGCTGCTAATGTGATGCGCAACAGTGTGTTTACACCAAAAATCTGGATTGATATTACAGATGGTTAATCGTGGTACGTCCCTTATTATTCATTCTCGACTACCCACGAGAATAGCTCGCCTTCTTCGCGGCTTCTGAGGCAAAGGCCGGTGCGGGAAGAGCAGCTCAAATAACGCCTTGGCCTAGCTACTTACTCCCTCTCCCCTTCAAGGGGAGACGACTACACGGAGGCAGGAGGTAGGGCGAAGCAGGATGCCCGAGCCGAGGGTTGGGGTGAGGGGTAAGTTGTACCGTCACTTTCCCCTGCTAGTGGAATGGAGCGATGGCTGCCGCAGCGCCATCCTGTTCGTGCTGGAAGAAGAAACCGACCCCAAGCGCTTCTCCATCCATCGCCTGGTCCACTACTGCCTCGACCTGGCTGAACTCTTCGACACCGAACGCCTGGTGCCCGTGGTCATCTTCCTGCACCCCGGCAGCTACCCCGAACAACTGCGGCTGGGCAGCGAAAACCGGGATTACCTCCACTTCAGCTACCTCAGCACCGCCCTATTCGCCACCCCGGCACGTCAGTATCTCAACAGCCCCAACATCGTTGCCCGGCTCAGGCTACCCTGCATGGACTACGCCCCAGAAGACAAGCTGGCCATCTACGCCGCCACCACCCGCGGCCTGATGGAACTGGAACCCGACCCCGAGCGGCGAAGTAAATACGCCGACTTTATCGACATCTACACCGCATTGGACGACAATGAACTCAAGCGCTACCAGCAAGACTACGCCGAGGAGAACCTTGCTATGACTGCATTATCCGTTCGCATGAGAGAAGAAGGTTTCCAAAAAGGCATACATCAAGGCATGCAACAAGGTATGCAATAAGGCGAAGCCGAAATACTGCTGCGCCTGATAAGCCGAAAATTCGGCCCCCAGGTCGCCCAGCAGCAGGAGGCGCGGATCAGGCAGGCCGATCTGAATAGCCTGGAACACTAGGCTGATGCCATCCTCAGTGCCGAAAGCCCGGATGAGCTGTTTGAGTGATGGCGCTGCATGGGGCCTTGAGGACAATGGCGTCAACTTAAGACATTTACGGGCTGCTTAGGCCGTTCGCTGAGCGAAGTCGAAGCGAGCGGCGGCTGGCTTCGGCCTTCGGCTAGGCTCAGGATGTCGCTCCGCTCAGCCAGCGCTTCCTCGCTAAGTTGACGACATTGGCTGTGAGGGAAAACAGACAGGCCGGTGCAGTGGGCAGAAGGTTAATCGTGGTACGCCCCTATTATTCACGTCCCCTATTATTCAAAGTGAGTGTCCTTTTGTTTACTTTTGTTTAGTAGGAGTTTATGCCCTCTGTGTCTAGAAGAATAGAATGAAGAGGAAGAGGATTAATCGTGGGTACGACCCCTGTTATTTATTGCTTAATTATTTGAATTAAGTGTGGCCCATTTAATTGGTGAGTGCAATGCAAATAGCGATTGAATTACCCAGTGATTTTGTAAATTTTCAAGGTGCCGACGAAACCCGACAAGAAATCACAGCCTCCTACGCCCTGTGGCTAGTCAAGCAAGGCCGAGTGACATTGTCTAAGGCGGCAGAGTTGGCGGGCGTCGATCTTTACGACTTCATGATGATCTGCAAAAGCAATAAGGTACCAGTAATCGACATTAGCCGTGACGAGCTGATCGCGGAACTATCGGGGTTTGACCCACGATGATCCTTGTTACCGACTCATCCGCACTGGTCGCGCTGGCTGCCTGTGACAGCGTGGCTTTGCTGCAGGCCAAGCGAATGGGCCTTGTCAGCCACATTGCCCCCCGTATGCGTCAAATTACCGAAAGCCCAATTTTCATCAGTGAAGGTCTGGTAGCAACGGTGCTTGAACTTGCTGGCGAACTCGACCAGTTGCCCTGAATGCTGTTATGAACCTCATCCCCGCCTTCATCCGCCGCCGCATCGCCCACCGGCCCAACCTGGTCAAGATCGTGGACAACATCGGCTGGCTGTTCTTCGACAAGATCCTGCGTATGGGCGTGGGGTTGCTTGTGGGCTGTGGATTGTCTGCTACCTGGGGCCGGAACGGGAGAAAAAGAATGTATTTAGTAAACTGTCACCGTAATTCTATACCGGCGCAACCTACCGACTAGATGGTGACCATGTGACAAAAACAGGAGCATGAAGCGTGCAGATTGAAGCGATCTACCGCGAAGGGCGAGTCCAGTTCACCAAGCCAATACAGCTAAAGAACCACCCGATCCGTGTTCGCATCGACATCCCCGACGATGAAATTGATTCGGCCGAATCGCACCAAGAATTTGACCTAGCGCTTTTCAGCACGCAGGTCCAGAAAGAGGTTGAACGGCTCAAGGCCCTGCAGGTGTCATCTGCGGCAGATGAGCTCGGGCTCGAAGAGGGGCCCGCGAATGAGGAAGATGCAGCCCGCTGGGCCGGTATCCTCATCCGCAATGAATCCAGCAACGAGCAAGGGCGGTAGCCATGCGCGACCTGCTTCTGGACATCAACATCATCGTCGACCTATG
This is a stretch of genomic DNA from gamma proteobacterium SS-5. It encodes these proteins:
- a CDS encoding Fic family protein gives rise to the protein MNINEGFGIDEIEKYLSLPDYQRTSANYRESLLNPESTFTKDESERLIEISQLDQNGYSTFAVNKLLIDLSWASSYLEGNTYTQLETKTLIEYGEKILGKPDEDAIMILNHKRAIEHSLAHQELTSDNILSIHRLLAIADFKEQSKHFLPQDKCGVIRSYTNDGLYIGGSTYIPPQAEERGIKYIPEQFNRIIDASTSIADPINRSFYLFTRIPYLQPFYDANKRTSRIACNIPLFSCNLAPLSFVDFQKHRYMGGLIAFYELGDERLLKSAYVEAYISSTFRFKNFGEHNKMSLSVERGKHIKLAVDYVLNGTDENNLIWKMQSRSKSGVTGGSNSSM
- a CDS encoding prevent-host-death protein, with the protein product MNIEVGSYEAKTKLPELLRGIQAGNRYTITLRGAAVADLVPAEADKHSDAVAAVDEMLSFMRVHKSVGGIDLKALINEGRA
- a CDS encoding type II toxin-antitoxin system VapC family toxin; its protein translation is MTEADSQRYIGLLERLNIITDQATAAHALSETLNLARRYNLSAYDASYLELALRTCRVPPDPLYSALESNPVHQGGAHLPELRNIYESSQINEVLICKAMNQM
- a CDS encoding DUF29 domain-containing protein, which codes for MQSYESDVVAWANEQARLIRAGRFDQLDIEHIAEEIEDVGKSEQWELASRMAVLLAHLLKWEYQPARRGASWEITIRSHRKEVAYILYESPSLKGKLVEPRWLEMVWAKAINQANAETGLTNFPDECPWSINDEVLKEAWLPD
- a CDS encoding type II toxin-antitoxin system HicB family antitoxin, translated to MKAEVTAIIESASEGGYWAVSPEFPGANGQGDTIDEARNSLKAAINLLIEDRLEDALRGLPEDAIRETLSIT
- a CDS encoding type II toxin-antitoxin system HicA family toxin, whose amino-acid sequence is MKRRQLEKLLRQGGCYLKREGAEHSLWINPNTGKIEAIPRHNEIKEGLALKILRNLVQR
- a CDS encoding UPF0175 family protein, which gives rise to MQIAIELPSDFVNFQGADETRQEITASYALWLVKQGRVTLSKAAELAGVDLYDFMMICKSNKVPVIDISRDELIAELSGFDPR